The following proteins are co-located in the Pan troglodytes isolate AG18354 chromosome 5, NHGRI_mPanTro3-v2.0_pri, whole genome shotgun sequence genome:
- the OARD1 gene encoding ADP-ribose glycohydrolase OARD1 isoform X2 codes for MASSLNEDPEGSRITYVKGDLFACPKTDSLAHCISEDCRMGAGIAVLFKKKFGGVQELLNQQKKSGEVAVLKRDGRYIYYLDWMWS; via the exons ATGGCCAGCAGCCTTAATGAAGATCCAGAAGGAAGCAGA ATCACTTATGTGAAAGGAGACCTTTTTGCATGCCCGAAAACAGACTCTTTAGCCCACTGTATCAGTGAGGATTGTCGCATGGGCGCTGGGATAGCTGTCCTCTTTAAGAAGAAATTTGGAGGGGTGCAAGAACTTTTAAATCAAC AAAAGAAATCTGGAGAAGTGGCTGTTCTGAAGAGAGATGGGCGATATATATATTACTTG gATTGGATGTGGTCTTGA
- the OARD1 gene encoding ADP-ribose glycohydrolase OARD1 isoform X3, which produces MASSLNEDPEGSRITYVKGDLFACPKTDSLAHCISEDCRMGAGIAVLFKKKFGGVQELLNQRLDVVLIVCNGKMYLR; this is translated from the exons ATGGCCAGCAGCCTTAATGAAGATCCAGAAGGAAGCAGA ATCACTTATGTGAAAGGAGACCTTTTTGCATGCCCGAAAACAGACTCTTTAGCCCACTGTATCAGTGAGGATTGTCGCATGGGCGCTGGGATAGCTGTCCTCTTTAAGAAGAAATTTGGAGGGGTGCAAGAACTTTTAAATCAAC gATTGGATGTGGTCTTGATCGTCTGCAATGGGAAAATGTATCTGCGATGA
- the OARD1 gene encoding ADP-ribose glycohydrolase OARD1 isoform X1 produces MASSLNEDPEGSRITYVKGDLFACPKTDSLAHCISEDCRMGAGIAVLFKKKFGGVQELLNQQKKSGEVAVLKRDGRYIYYLITKKRASHKPTYENLQKSLEAMKSHCLKNGVTDLSMPRIGCGLDRLQWENVSAMIEEVFEATDIKITVYTL; encoded by the exons ATGGCCAGCAGCCTTAATGAAGATCCAGAAGGAAGCAGA ATCACTTATGTGAAAGGAGACCTTTTTGCATGCCCGAAAACAGACTCTTTAGCCCACTGTATCAGTGAGGATTGTCGCATGGGCGCTGGGATAGCTGTCCTCTTTAAGAAGAAATTTGGAGGGGTGCAAGAACTTTTAAATCAAC AAAAGAAATCTGGAGAAGTGGCTGTTCTGAAGAGAGATGGGCGATATATATATTACTTG ATTACAAAGAAAAGGGCTTCGCACAAGCCAACTTATGAAAACTTACAGAAGAGTTTAGAGGCAATGAAGTCTCATTGTCTGAAGAATGGAGTCACCGACCTCTCCATGCCCAG gATTGGATGTGGTCTTGATCGTCTGCAATGGGAAAATGTATCTGCGATGATCGAGGAGGTATTTGAGGCAACAGACATCAAAATTACTGTGTACACACTCTGA